The Ascaphus truei isolate aAscTru1 chromosome 11, aAscTru1.hap1, whole genome shotgun sequence genome includes a window with the following:
- the COQ7 gene encoding NADPH-dependent 3-demethoxyubiquinone 3-hydroxylase, mitochondrial, with translation MERVAGASLRRLFCSQGGLPRVTGAKLQCCLQGNITSVRDYSGGRFADNGDKAMLDRIIRVDHAGEYGANRIYAGQMAVLGRSTVGPIIQRMWDQEKDHLKKFTELMIAHRVRPTVLLPLWNVAGFVLGAGTALLGRKGAMACTVAVEESISEHYNNQIRTLMERDPEKHRELLQTIKKFRDEEMEHHDTGLEHDAELAPAYSVLKNVIQVGCRAAVFLSERV, from the exons ATGGAGAGGGTGGCGGGGGCTTCATTAAGGAGACTCTTCTGCAGCCAGGGGGGGCTCCCTCGGGTGACAG GTGCAAAATTACAATGCTGTTTACAAGGAAACATTACGTCAGTCAGAGACTACAGCGGTGGAAGGTTTGCAGACAATGGTGATAAAGCAATGCTGGATCGTATCATCAGAGTAGACCACGCCGGAGAATACGGTGCTAATCGTATTTATGCTGGGCAAATGGCTGTATTGGGCAGGTCAACAGTAGGACCCATTATTCAG CGTATGTGGGATCAAGAAAAAGATCATTTGAAAAAGTTCACTGAGCTAATGATTGCACATAGAGTTCGTCCCACGGTGCTGCTGCCCTTATGGAATGTCGCTGGGTTTGTATTGG GTGCTGGGACAGCATTACTCGGGAGGAAAGGAGCGATGGCCTGTACCGTTGCAGTGGAGGAGAGCATATCGGAACATTATAACAATCAAATCAGAACCCTAATGGAGAGGGACCCTGAAAAACACAGAGAGTTACTTCAG ACTATAAAGAAGTTTCGGGATGAGGAGATGGAGCATCACGATACGGGGTTAGAACATGATGCTGAATTG GCTCCGGCCTACTCCGTCTTGAAGAACGTTATACAAGTGGGATGTCGAGCAGCTGTGTTTCTATCTGAACGTGTGTGA